The proteins below are encoded in one region of Amycolatopsis magusensis:
- a CDS encoding FecCD family ABC transporter permease, protein MSALVLRRGRVSFRVDRRILVLSAVMLLLIAGLGLLGLCYGANWASPAKVFEALSGARGGANVVIRDWRLPRVLAAVIFGAALGVAGAIFQNITRNPLGSPDVIGLDAGAYTGALVAITVLSGSPGQLALSSVIGGVVTAAAVYLLSLGGGLSGLRLVVIGIAVNAMLTAFNSWIVLRAELEVAIAAVGWNAGSLNGVGWDDLRLPFVIILVLLVVLALRAQSLHQASLGSSMAVTTGVGLERLRLQLVLIGVGCTATVTAVAGPIAFIALAAPQIGRRLARAPGVPLLPAALTGAVLLLAADLLAQVLLAPVALPVGVISTAIGGCYLIWLLTKEVRRA, encoded by the coding sequence GTGAGCGCGCTCGTCCTGCGCCGCGGGCGCGTCTCGTTCCGGGTGGACCGCCGGATCCTCGTGCTGAGCGCGGTGATGCTGCTGCTGATCGCCGGTCTCGGCCTGCTCGGACTCTGCTACGGCGCCAACTGGGCCAGCCCGGCGAAGGTGTTCGAAGCGCTGAGCGGGGCCAGGGGTGGCGCCAACGTGGTCATCCGCGACTGGCGGCTGCCGCGCGTGCTCGCCGCGGTCATCTTCGGCGCCGCGCTCGGCGTGGCCGGCGCGATCTTCCAGAACATCACCCGCAACCCGCTGGGCAGCCCCGACGTGATCGGCCTGGACGCCGGTGCCTACACCGGCGCGCTGGTGGCGATCACCGTGCTGTCCGGCTCGCCGGGGCAGCTGGCGCTCAGCTCGGTGATCGGCGGGGTGGTCACCGCGGCCGCGGTCTACCTGCTCTCGCTCGGCGGCGGGCTGTCCGGGCTGCGGCTGGTGGTCATCGGCATCGCCGTCAACGCCATGCTGACCGCGTTCAACTCGTGGATCGTCCTGCGTGCCGAACTCGAGGTCGCCATCGCCGCGGTCGGGTGGAACGCCGGTTCGCTGAACGGCGTGGGCTGGGACGACCTGCGCCTGCCGTTCGTGATCATCCTCGTGCTGCTGGTGGTACTGGCCCTGCGGGCGCAGTCGCTGCACCAGGCCTCACTCGGCAGCTCGATGGCGGTCACCACCGGCGTCGGCCTGGAACGGCTGCGCCTGCAGCTGGTGCTGATCGGCGTCGGCTGCACCGCCACGGTCACCGCGGTGGCCGGGCCGATCGCGTTCATCGCGCTGGCCGCGCCGCAGATCGGCAGGCGGCTGGCGCGCGCGCCCGGCGTCCCGCTGCTCCCGGCCGCGCTGACCGGGGCCGTGCTGCTGCTGGCCGCCGACCTGCTGGCGCAGGTGCTGCTGGCCCCGGTCGCGCTGCCCGTCGGCGTGATCAGCACCGCGATCGGCGGCTGCTACCTGATCTGGCTGCTCACCAAGGAGGTGCGGCGAGCGTGA
- a CDS encoding FecCD family ABC transporter permease, producing MAVVAVLSLGVGAHGIAPAEVVRALFGAADGTNPDHLIVRDVRLPRAVLAIAAGAALGVSGALVQALSRNPLAEPGVLGVTSGAGFSITVGVALGISGAAGELGLAVVGALLASALVYSVGRHSPLRLVLTGTALTFVLTGLGLGLRLLDPEVFDVYRFWSIGSLAGREQAPLLLPLVVIGVGVLGALLVGKQLNAVALGEAVARTLGANVVKVRFAALALITLLAGAATAIAGPILFVGLMVPHVARRLAAGSVPWLTAFSAVLGPIVLLVSDMGSRVLLPTGEVPVAIVTAFVGGPVLIWAVRRYGAAPL from the coding sequence ATGGCGGTGGTGGCGGTGCTCAGCCTCGGTGTCGGGGCCCACGGCATCGCCCCCGCAGAGGTCGTGCGGGCGCTGTTCGGCGCCGCCGACGGGACGAACCCCGACCACCTGATCGTCCGGGACGTCCGCCTGCCGCGGGCGGTGCTGGCGATCGCCGCCGGTGCCGCGCTCGGCGTGTCCGGGGCGCTGGTGCAGGCGCTGTCCCGCAACCCGCTCGCCGAGCCCGGTGTGCTCGGGGTGACCTCGGGCGCGGGCTTCTCGATCACCGTCGGCGTCGCGCTCGGGATCTCCGGTGCCGCCGGGGAACTGGGGCTCGCCGTGGTCGGCGCGCTGCTCGCCTCCGCGCTCGTGTACTCGGTGGGCAGGCACTCTCCGCTGCGCCTGGTGCTCACCGGCACCGCGCTGACCTTCGTGCTCACCGGTCTCGGGCTGGGCCTGCGGCTGCTGGACCCCGAGGTGTTCGACGTGTACCGCTTCTGGTCGATCGGCTCGCTGGCCGGTCGTGAGCAGGCGCCGCTGCTGCTCCCGCTGGTGGTCATCGGCGTGGGCGTGCTGGGCGCGCTGCTGGTGGGCAAACAGCTCAACGCCGTCGCGCTCGGCGAGGCGGTGGCCCGCACGCTCGGCGCGAACGTGGTGAAGGTCCGCTTCGCCGCGCTGGCGCTGATCACCCTGCTCGCCGGGGCGGCCACCGCGATCGCCGGGCCGATCCTGTTCGTCGGGCTGATGGTGCCGCACGTGGCCCGCCGCCTGGCCGCCGGTTCGGTGCCCTGGCTGACCGCCTTCTCCGCGGTGCTCGGCCCGATCGTGCTGCTGGTCTCCGACATGGGCTCGCGGGTGCTGCTGCCGACCGGTGAGGTGCCGGTCGCCATCGTCACCGCCTTCGTCGGCGGCCCGGTGCTGATCTGGGCGGTCCGCAGGTACGGGGCGGCGCCGCTGTGA
- a CDS encoding ABC transporter substrate-binding protein — protein MSIARTSRIAGALVLALAVAAGCGSGGAEEPGAAAAETRVFAADNGQITIPVSPKRVVATGYAVPALLEANAPLVGISTWQRGLPLMTPEDRAKYDGLAKVAGEQAAETNYEAIAQAEPDLIVIGVPKPVLADIDVKRLEAIAPVVAIGPSVPSMWRDLSRKQADAAGALATFDATRDEYQAKAAKIAEKYAGVLPQLKLAHVGAYGEVAKGNFQREFNGSWGTNIAQDAGANYYGQVKVKGGGSKDVSEYPSIEELAAAYTEADVLTYSVAADGSVPPPVKYVLDSELWKNLPAVKAGKAFPLRYTEAATYRAAMKTLDAVDEAFAPLLNP, from the coding sequence ATGTCCATCGCCAGAACCTCCCGAATCGCCGGCGCGCTGGTGCTCGCCCTCGCCGTGGCCGCGGGCTGCGGCTCGGGTGGTGCCGAGGAACCCGGTGCCGCCGCGGCGGAAACCCGCGTCTTCGCCGCCGACAACGGCCAGATCACCATCCCGGTCTCGCCGAAGCGCGTGGTGGCCACCGGGTACGCGGTGCCCGCGCTGCTGGAGGCGAACGCGCCGCTGGTGGGCATCTCGACCTGGCAGCGCGGGCTCCCGCTGATGACCCCGGAGGACCGCGCGAAGTACGACGGCCTGGCGAAGGTGGCCGGTGAGCAGGCGGCCGAGACCAACTACGAGGCCATCGCCCAGGCCGAGCCGGACCTGATCGTGATCGGCGTGCCGAAGCCGGTGCTGGCCGACATCGACGTCAAGCGGCTCGAAGCCATCGCGCCGGTCGTCGCGATCGGCCCGTCGGTGCCGTCGATGTGGCGCGACCTGTCCCGCAAGCAGGCCGACGCGGCCGGCGCGCTGGCCACCTTCGACGCCACCCGCGACGAGTACCAGGCCAAGGCCGCGAAGATCGCCGAGAAGTACGCCGGGGTGCTGCCGCAGCTCAAGCTCGCCCACGTCGGCGCGTACGGCGAGGTCGCCAAGGGCAACTTCCAGCGCGAGTTCAACGGGTCCTGGGGCACCAACATCGCGCAGGACGCGGGGGCCAACTACTACGGCCAGGTCAAGGTCAAGGGCGGCGGCTCCAAGGACGTCAGCGAGTACCCGTCGATCGAGGAGCTGGCCGCGGCCTACACCGAGGCCGACGTGCTCACCTACTCGGTCGCCGCCGACGGCTCGGTGCCGCCGCCGGTCAAGTACGTGCTCGACTCGGAGCTGTGGAAGAACCTGCCCGCGGTCAAGGCGGGCAAGGCCTTCCCGCTGCGCTACACCGAGGCGGCCACCTACCGCGCGGCGATGAAGACGCTCGACGCGGTCGACGAGGCTTTCGCGCCGCTGCTGAACCCGTGA
- a CDS encoding siderophore-interacting protein: protein MSRAEQRRRYRERIAEVRAGTTAEKVPYPIRIREAEVLRTSKVGAGLIRVTLGGPGTAGFEAHSPDEHVKLIFPEADGTLRLPEPDGDMLRWPRPSPTSREYTVRRYDPVTGELDLDVALHDGGLGADWARSVRPGEVAHVAGPPGGLIVPHNYDRYLLAGDLTALPAIARWLEELPRTAAGWAFIEVADEREQIELHPPEDVEVHWLHRGGAPAGTSDVLEKAVRAVRVPEGERLYVWLAGEAGVLKPLRRWVRDELRLDRGDHDITGYWKRGVADFDDEHDHQHEHQHEHH, encoded by the coding sequence GTGAGCCGCGCTGAGCAGCGGCGCCGGTACCGCGAGCGGATCGCCGAGGTCCGCGCGGGCACGACCGCGGAGAAGGTGCCGTACCCGATCCGCATCCGCGAGGCCGAGGTGCTGCGCACCAGCAAGGTCGGCGCCGGGCTGATTCGCGTCACCCTCGGTGGCCCGGGGACCGCCGGGTTCGAGGCGCACTCGCCCGACGAGCACGTGAAGCTGATCTTCCCGGAGGCGGACGGCACGCTGCGGCTGCCGGAACCCGACGGCGACATGCTGCGCTGGCCCCGGCCGTCGCCGACCTCGCGTGAGTACACCGTCCGCCGCTACGACCCGGTCACCGGTGAGCTCGACCTCGACGTCGCGCTGCACGACGGCGGACTGGGCGCGGACTGGGCCCGGTCGGTGCGGCCGGGCGAGGTCGCCCACGTGGCCGGTCCGCCGGGCGGGCTGATCGTGCCGCACAACTACGACCGCTACCTGCTCGCCGGTGACCTCACCGCGCTGCCCGCCATCGCCCGGTGGCTCGAAGAACTGCCGCGCACGGCGGCGGGCTGGGCGTTCATCGAGGTCGCCGACGAGCGTGAGCAGATCGAGCTGCACCCACCGGAGGACGTCGAGGTGCACTGGCTGCACCGCGGTGGCGCACCCGCCGGGACCAGCGACGTGCTGGAGAAGGCCGTGCGCGCGGTCCGCGTGCCCGAGGGTGAACGGCTCTACGTCTGGCTGGCGGGTGAGGCTGGCGTGCTCAAGCCGCTGCGCCGCTGGGTGCGTGACGAACTGCGGCTCGACCGCGGCGACCACGACATCACCGGCTACTGGAAGCGCGGCGTCGCCGACTTCGACGACGAGCACGACCACCAGCACGAACACCAGCACGAACACCACTGA
- a CDS encoding phosphopantetheine-binding protein, producing the protein MSTTGLTAEQIRADVAGLIGCDEAELTPDADLLDLGLDSIRIMGLIERWRAAGVTVEFADLAEQPQLGHWTAVLAGERA; encoded by the coding sequence ATGAGCACCACCGGCTTGACCGCCGAGCAGATCCGCGCCGACGTGGCCGGCCTGATCGGCTGCGACGAGGCCGAACTGACCCCCGACGCCGATCTGCTCGACCTCGGCCTCGACTCGATCCGGATCATGGGCCTGATCGAACGCTGGCGCGCGGCGGGCGTCACGGTGGAGTTCGCCGACCTGGCCGAGCAGCCGCAGCTGGGGCACTGGACGGCCGTGCTGGCCGGGGAACGCGCGTGA
- a CDS encoding isochorismatase family protein, which translates to MSLPKIDSYPLPTAAELPSGRVDWRPDPARAALLVHDAQRYFLAPYEGAPIPEMVANIAALIAAARQAGVPVFYTAQPGRQAAADRGLLTEFWGDGIGAVIDDDPRAADIVDELAPAPSDTVLTKWRYSAFQRSTFTEQLAGLGRDQLLITGVYAHIGCQATAVEAFMRDVRPFFVADAVADFSREFHDQACEYVAQRCGVVTTTAGALSALSAPIPAGARR; encoded by the coding sequence GTGTCCCTGCCGAAGATCGATTCCTATCCGCTGCCCACCGCGGCCGAGCTGCCGTCCGGCCGCGTCGACTGGCGGCCCGACCCGGCCAGGGCGGCGCTGCTGGTGCACGACGCGCAGCGGTACTTCCTGGCGCCGTACGAAGGTGCGCCGATCCCGGAGATGGTCGCCAACATCGCCGCGCTGATCGCGGCGGCGCGGCAGGCGGGCGTGCCGGTGTTCTACACCGCGCAGCCGGGCCGCCAGGCCGCCGCCGACCGCGGGCTGCTGACCGAGTTCTGGGGTGACGGCATCGGCGCGGTCATCGACGACGACCCGCGGGCCGCGGACATCGTCGACGAGCTGGCCCCCGCGCCCTCGGACACCGTGCTGACCAAGTGGCGCTACAGCGCCTTCCAGCGCAGCACCTTCACCGAGCAGCTCGCCGGACTCGGCCGTGACCAGCTGCTGATCACCGGCGTGTACGCGCACATCGGCTGCCAGGCCACCGCGGTCGAGGCGTTCATGCGCGACGTCCGGCCGTTCTTCGTCGCCGACGCGGTCGCGGACTTCTCCCGCGAGTTCCACGACCAGGCGTGCGAGTACGTCGCGCAGCGCTGCGGCGTCGTCACCACCACCGCCGGCGCGCTGTCCGCGTTGTCGGCGCCGATCCCCGCTGGAGCCCGACGATGA
- a CDS encoding (2,3-dihydroxybenzoyl)adenylate synthase, with protein MSADHVAWPPETAAHYRAAGYWRGQTFGSLLTSVAEAYAGRTAVVGERDGETSRWTFAELDERAHRIAAGLADSGVRAGDRVVVQLPNVPEFLPVVFGLWRAGAWPVFALPAHRDSELRHFATQSEAVAILTVGEHERHDHAATARAVAADVASVRDVLVVGSPEFTDLAATAPRELPDPDPAGVAFLQLSGGSTGLPKLIPRTHDDYLYSVRESARICALRPESVYLAALPVAHNYPLSSPGVLGALHAGAASVLAPRPDADTAFRLIESEGVTITGVVPPLAAAWVQAAARTTRDLSTLDVLLVGGAKCGRELAERIGPALGCRLQQVFGMAEGLVCYTRLDDPEEIVLGTQGRPISPDDEIRVVDPGDPAATSADVVPEGEVGALLTRGPYTIRGYFRAGEHNATAFTADGFYRTGDLVRRTPTGHLEVVGRAKEQINRGGEKVAAEEVENHLMAHPDVLDAAVVAVPDEYLGERTCAYVVPVAGGAPTGAQLRRFVRERGVAAFKVPDLVQVVEAFPVTGVGKTSKRELRAALAAVAKG; from the coding sequence ATGAGCGCCGATCACGTGGCCTGGCCGCCGGAAACCGCCGCGCACTACCGCGCCGCGGGGTACTGGCGCGGCCAGACCTTCGGCTCGCTGCTGACTTCGGTGGCCGAGGCCTACGCCGGGCGCACCGCCGTGGTGGGGGAGCGCGACGGCGAAACCTCGCGCTGGACCTTCGCCGAACTCGACGAGCGGGCGCACCGGATCGCCGCGGGCCTGGCCGATTCCGGGGTCCGCGCGGGTGACCGCGTGGTGGTGCAGTTGCCGAACGTCCCGGAGTTCCTGCCGGTGGTGTTCGGGCTGTGGCGGGCCGGGGCGTGGCCGGTGTTCGCGCTGCCCGCCCACCGCGACAGCGAACTGCGGCACTTCGCCACGCAGAGCGAGGCCGTGGCGATCCTGACCGTGGGCGAGCACGAGCGGCACGACCACGCCGCCACCGCCCGAGCCGTCGCCGCCGACGTGGCTTCGGTGCGCGACGTGCTGGTCGTCGGGTCGCCGGAATTCACCGACCTCGCCGCGACCGCGCCCCGCGAACTGCCGGACCCCGACCCGGCCGGGGTGGCGTTCCTGCAACTTTCCGGCGGCAGCACCGGCTTGCCGAAGCTGATCCCGCGCACGCACGACGACTACCTCTACAGCGTCCGCGAAAGCGCGCGGATCTGCGCGCTGCGCCCGGAAAGCGTGTACCTGGCGGCACTCCCGGTGGCGCACAACTACCCGCTCAGCTCGCCGGGCGTGCTCGGCGCGCTGCACGCGGGCGCCGCCAGCGTGCTCGCCCCGCGCCCGGACGCGGACACCGCGTTCCGGCTGATCGAGTCCGAAGGCGTGACCATCACCGGGGTGGTGCCGCCACTGGCCGCCGCCTGGGTGCAGGCCGCCGCGCGCACCACCCGCGATCTGTCCACTTTGGACGTCCTGCTGGTCGGGGGCGCCAAGTGCGGCCGTGAACTCGCCGAGCGGATCGGGCCCGCGCTGGGCTGCCGCCTGCAGCAGGTGTTCGGCATGGCCGAGGGCCTGGTCTGCTACACGCGGCTCGACGACCCCGAGGAGATCGTGCTCGGCACGCAGGGGCGCCCGATCTCGCCCGACGACGAGATCCGCGTGGTCGACCCGGGTGACCCGGCGGCGACGTCGGCGGACGTGGTGCCCGAAGGCGAGGTCGGCGCGCTGCTGACCCGCGGGCCGTACACCATCCGCGGTTACTTCCGGGCCGGGGAGCACAACGCCACCGCGTTCACCGCCGACGGCTTCTACCGCACCGGCGACCTGGTCCGGCGGACGCCGACCGGGCACCTCGAGGTGGTCGGCCGCGCCAAGGAGCAGATCAACCGGGGCGGGGAGAAGGTGGCCGCCGAAGAGGTGGAGAACCACCTGATGGCCCACCCGGACGTGCTCGACGCGGCCGTGGTCGCCGTACCCGACGAGTACCTGGGCGAGCGGACCTGCGCCTACGTGGTGCCGGTCGCCGGTGGCGCGCCGACCGGTGCGCAACTGCGCCGGTTCGTGCGCGAGCGCGGGGTCGCCGCGTTCAAGGTGCCCGACCTGGTCCAGGTGGTCGAGGCCTTCCCGGTGACCGGGGTGGGCAAAACCAGCAAGCGCGAACTGCGGGCGGCGCTGGCCGCCGTCGCGAAAGGGTGA
- a CDS encoding isochorismate synthase has product MSSPALARPRPVHRAADLLAAYLPGSFYFSSGRGSLLADGVYTAVQAGHGQRARAAAEALVAADVAGVEEPVVVGAIGFRPDSEASLVVPAVVRRAGGPGREGPAGALDGTSWSITPKPEPETYAASVRRALELIGDGELSKVVLARCLELTAGTPVSVPALLARLVRADPAAHVFAADVSAPGDPAPRTLVGASPELLVSRHGSTVVANPLAGSLPRVADEAENRRRIETLLASAKDRAEHAHVAAQVADVLTGFCAGLDVPEEPSVIGTPTMWHLSTRISGRIADPAVSSLALAEALHPTPAVCGVPVERARDTIAELEPEDRGYYSGLIGWTDLHGDGEWVVTIRSAEVCDRTVRLFAGAGVVAGSDPAAELAETSAKFRTLLRALGLEGAA; this is encoded by the coding sequence GTGTCCTCACCTGCTCTGGCGCGACCGCGTCCGGTGCACCGGGCGGCCGACCTGCTGGCCGCCTACCTGCCGGGTTCGTTCTATTTCTCCTCGGGCCGGGGATCGCTGCTGGCGGACGGGGTGTACACGGCCGTGCAGGCCGGGCACGGGCAGCGGGCGCGGGCCGCGGCGGAGGCGCTCGTCGCCGCGGACGTGGCGGGGGTCGAGGAGCCGGTCGTGGTCGGGGCGATCGGCTTCCGGCCCGACTCGGAGGCGAGCCTGGTCGTCCCCGCGGTGGTGCGGCGAGCGGGCGGCCCCGGCCGGGAAGGCCCGGCAGGCGCGCTCGACGGCACCTCGTGGTCCATCACGCCGAAGCCGGAACCGGAGACCTACGCGGCGAGCGTGCGCCGCGCGCTGGAGCTGATCGGTGACGGGGAACTGAGCAAGGTCGTGCTCGCCCGGTGCCTGGAACTGACCGCGGGCACCCCGGTCTCGGTGCCCGCGCTGCTGGCCCGGCTGGTGCGGGCCGACCCGGCCGCGCACGTGTTCGCCGCCGACGTGAGCGCCCCGGGGGATCCCGCGCCGCGCACGCTGGTCGGCGCGAGCCCGGAACTGCTGGTGTCGCGCCACGGCTCGACCGTGGTGGCGAACCCGCTGGCCGGTTCCCTGCCGCGCGTCGCCGACGAAGCGGAGAACCGCCGCCGGATCGAGACGCTGCTGGCTTCGGCGAAGGACCGCGCGGAGCACGCTCACGTGGCCGCGCAGGTCGCCGACGTGCTGACCGGGTTCTGCGCCGGACTGGACGTGCCGGAGGAGCCGTCGGTGATCGGCACCCCGACCATGTGGCACCTCTCCACCCGGATCAGCGGGCGGATCGCCGACCCGGCCGTTTCTTCGCTGGCACTGGCCGAAGCGCTGCACCCGACCCCCGCGGTCTGCGGGGTGCCGGTCGAACGCGCCCGCGACACGATCGCCGAACTGGAGCCCGAGGACCGCGGCTACTACTCGGGGCTGATCGGTTGGACCGACCTGCACGGCGACGGCGAATGGGTGGTCACCATCCGCAGCGCCGAGGTGTGCGACCGCACGGTCCGGCTGTTCGCCGGTGCCGGGGTGGTCGCCGGTTCGGACCCCGCCGCCGAACTCGCCGAGACGAGCGCCAAGTTCCGCACCCTGCTGCGCGCGCTCGGCCTGGAGGGGGCGGCATGA
- a CDS encoding 2,3-dihydro-2,3-dihydroxybenzoate dehydrogenase produces MEDGIRGGVAVVTGAGRGIGAAVAGALASAGATVAALDLDADGLTRVAAGADGRIVPFTLDVTDSAAVADVVDRVERELGPITIGVPVAGILRPGSVCETSDEDWTATFAVNTTGVFTLLREISRRMVPRGEGALVTVGSNAAGVPRMGMAAYAASKAATTMLTRCLGLELAGSGIRCNVVSPGSTDTDMQRLLWTDENGAARVIAGDPGQFRAGIPLGRIADPADIADAVLFLASARARHITMQNLYVDGGATLRA; encoded by the coding sequence GTGGAGGACGGTATCCGCGGCGGCGTCGCGGTGGTCACCGGGGCGGGCCGGGGGATCGGGGCGGCGGTCGCCGGGGCGCTGGCCTCGGCGGGGGCGACGGTCGCGGCACTCGACCTCGACGCCGACGGCCTGACTCGGGTCGCCGCCGGGGCGGACGGGCGGATCGTGCCGTTCACCCTCGACGTCACCGATTCCGCCGCCGTCGCCGATGTGGTCGACCGGGTCGAGCGCGAGCTCGGGCCGATCACCATCGGCGTGCCGGTGGCCGGGATCCTGCGGCCGGGCTCGGTGTGCGAGACCAGTGACGAGGACTGGACCGCCACCTTCGCGGTCAACACCACCGGTGTGTTCACCCTGCTGCGCGAGATCTCCCGGCGGATGGTGCCGCGGGGCGAAGGCGCGCTGGTGACCGTCGGGTCCAACGCGGCCGGGGTGCCGCGGATGGGGATGGCCGCCTACGCCGCCTCCAAGGCCGCGACCACCATGCTGACCCGCTGCCTCGGGCTCGAACTGGCCGGCTCCGGCATCCGCTGCAACGTGGTTTCCCCCGGCTCCACCGACACCGACATGCAGCGTCTCTTGTGGACGGACGAAAACGGGGCAGCGCGGGTGATCGCGGGGGATCCCGGTCAGTTCCGCGCGGGCATCCCGCTGGGACGCATCGCCGACCCGGCCGACATCGCCGACGCGGTGCTGTTCCTCGCCTCGGCCAGGGCCCGGCACATCACCATGCAGAACCTCTACGTCGATGGCGGAGCGACACTGCGCGCGTGA
- a CDS encoding DUF47 domain-containing protein: protein MRLRLRPKQPELFEFYIRAARNTARAAEAMADLGTPGLSAEALSTRLVDIEHENDELTHELYNKLNSSFITPFDRDDMYRLGARLDDVIDHLEGAATLAHLYCAFDDQRPPPEMCEQLEVLRELGDLAARAFEDFAAKGDLKYYWVGSNELENRADRIYRHLLVRLFSGEYDALTVLKLKEIGDALEEAADAFEQVANTVEAITVKES from the coding sequence ATGCGCCTGCGACTTCGGCCGAAGCAGCCCGAGTTGTTCGAGTTCTACATCCGGGCTGCCCGCAACACCGCGAGAGCCGCCGAAGCGATGGCCGACCTGGGCACGCCCGGGCTGAGCGCGGAGGCGCTGAGCACCAGGCTCGTCGACATCGAGCACGAGAACGACGAACTCACCCACGAGCTGTACAACAAGCTCAACTCCTCGTTCATCACCCCGTTCGACCGCGACGACATGTACCGGCTCGGCGCCCGCCTCGACGACGTGATCGACCACCTCGAGGGTGCCGCCACGCTGGCCCACCTCTACTGCGCCTTCGACGACCAGCGCCCGCCGCCGGAGATGTGCGAGCAGCTCGAGGTGCTGCGCGAACTCGGCGACCTGGCGGCACGCGCGTTCGAGGACTTCGCCGCCAAGGGCGATCTCAAGTACTACTGGGTCGGGTCGAACGAACTGGAGAACCGGGCCGACCGGATCTACCGGCACCTGCTGGTCCGCCTGTTCAGCGGCGAGTACGACGCGCTGACCGTGCTGAAGCTCAAGGAGATCGGCGACGCGCTGGAAGAGGCCGCGGACGCCTTCGAACAGGTGGCCAACACGGTCGAGGCGATCACGGTCAAGGAGTCCTGA
- a CDS encoding inorganic phosphate transporter: MDAELVAVVAAIALTVGFSYTNGFHDAANAIATSVSTRALSIRAALALAAVGNLVGSFFGAKVAKTVGAGIVQLPPGITALTVVCCGLLGAIGWNLLTWYFGLPSSSSHALVGGLVGATLPAAGVVLWGGIVEDVVLPMLISPLLGFALGYLLMLAVLWTFRRGHPKKLNRGFRVAQTCSAAAMAVGHGMQDAAKSMGIVVLALVAGGYQSDWDIPIWVYFLISAVLAAGTYSGGRRIIATLGRKVIDLRPPEGFAAEATASSVLYVAALGFGAPISTTHTITSAIMGAGATRRFSAVRWGTAGNIIGGWVLTFPAAGLVAALFSWPLVAATT, translated from the coding sequence GTGGACGCCGAACTGGTGGCGGTCGTCGCCGCCATCGCGCTCACGGTCGGGTTCAGCTACACCAACGGTTTCCACGACGCGGCCAACGCCATCGCCACCTCGGTCTCGACGCGCGCGCTGAGCATCCGGGCCGCGCTGGCGCTGGCCGCGGTGGGCAACCTGGTCGGCTCGTTCTTCGGCGCCAAGGTGGCCAAGACCGTCGGCGCCGGGATCGTCCAGCTGCCGCCGGGCATCACCGCGCTGACCGTGGTCTGCTGCGGGCTGCTGGGCGCGATCGGCTGGAATCTTCTCACCTGGTACTTCGGCCTGCCGTCGAGCTCCTCGCACGCGCTGGTCGGCGGGCTGGTCGGGGCCACCCTGCCCGCGGCGGGCGTGGTGCTGTGGGGCGGCATCGTCGAGGACGTGGTGCTGCCGATGCTGATCTCCCCGCTGCTCGGCTTCGCGCTGGGTTACCTGCTGATGCTGGCGGTGCTGTGGACCTTCCGGCGCGGGCACCCGAAGAAGCTCAACCGCGGCTTCCGCGTCGCGCAGACCTGTTCGGCCGCGGCGATGGCGGTCGGGCACGGCATGCAGGACGCGGCGAAGTCGATGGGCATCGTGGTGCTGGCGCTGGTCGCCGGTGGCTACCAGAGCGACTGGGACATCCCCATCTGGGTGTACTTCCTGATCAGCGCGGTGCTCGCGGCCGGGACCTACTCCGGCGGGCGGCGGATCATCGCCACCCTGGGCCGCAAGGTGATCGACCTGCGCCCGCCCGAGGGCTTCGCCGCCGAGGCGACCGCCAGCTCGGTGCTGTACGTGGCCGCGCTCGGCTTCGGCGCGCCGATCTCCACCACGCACACCATCACCTCGGCGATCATGGGCGCCGGGGCCACCCGCCGGTTCTCCGCCGTGCGCTGGGGCACCGCGGGCAACATCATCGGCGGCTGGGTGCTCACCTTCCCCGCCGCCGGCCTGGTCGCCGCGTTGTTCTCCTGGCCACTGGTCGCGGCCACCACCTGA